The following proteins come from a genomic window of Amaranthus tricolor cultivar Red isolate AtriRed21 chromosome 14, ASM2621246v1, whole genome shotgun sequence:
- the LOC130800468 gene encoding hyoscyamine 6-dioxygenase-like has translation MANLLSSCIIVNSEIPQSYIFPPQRRPPLSGKIDVPIIDLQDEMNSTKNIMKAIQDFGLFQVINHGVPKNVTDEALKVFMEVFELVPEEKSKINMIEDKKEICRIYSSSYNFDHEKFHYWRDVLKHHCSPLHECIKFWPKNPENYRETVGVYVTALKEVGSRILEKISEGIGLEKGYFKNELSQDNILTVNHYPPCPDPSLTLGLTKHSDPNLITILQALPVDVPGLELFKDEQWLSFSTVPHAFIIFVGNQLEVVSNGKLKAAVHRVSNAIEARTSAAFFINPSYECIVEPAKELLQQHNNPPLYKAFKYKDFFKVYTSHDGERHAILEDFGFKITSGFSA, from the exons atggCGAACCTTCTGTCAAGCTGCATCATTGTAAATTCTGAAATCCCCCAAAGCTATATCTTTCCTCCACAAAGAAGACCAC CTCTATCTGGGAAAATTGACGTTCCCATCATTGATCTTCAAGATGAAATGAATTCAACCAAGAATATTATGAAGGCCATTCAAGATTTTGGATTATTTCAG GTAATAAATCATGGGGTTCCAAAAAATGTAACAGATGAAGCATTGAAAGTATTTATGGAAGTATTTGAATTAGTTCCAGAagaaaaatccaaaataaaCATGATAGAAGATAAAAAGGAAATATGTAGAATATACTCAAGCAGCTACAATTTTGACCATGAAAAGTTTCACTATTGGAGGGATGTTTTGAAGCACCATTGTAGCCCTCTTCATGAATGTATCAAATTTTGGCCTAAAAATCCTGAAAATTACAG GGAGACAGTGGGAGTATATGTTACAGCATTAAAGGAAGTGGGGTCAAGGATATTAGAGAAGATATCAGAAGGAATAGGACTAGAGAAAGGATACTTTAAAAATGAGCTAAGCCAAGATAACATCTTGACCGTAAATCACTACCCACCATGTCCTGATCCAAGTCTAACCTTGGGATTAACTAAGCATTCTGATCCCAACTTAATAACTATTCTTCAAGCACTGCCTGTTGATGTTCCTGGGCTTGAACTctttaaggatgaacaatggcTCAGTTTTTCTACTGTTCCTCATGCTTTTATCATCTTTGTTGGCAATCAACTTGAG GTAGTGAGCAATGGGAAGCTGAAAGCAGCAGTACACAGAGTGAGCAACGCGATCGAAGCGAGAACGAGTGCAGCCTTCTTCATTAATCCATCATATGAATGCATTGTAGAGCCTGCAAAAGAGCTTCTTCAACAACACAACAATCCTCCATTGTATAAGGCTTTCAAATATAAGGATTTCTTTAAAGTGTATACAAGTCATGATGGGGAAAGGCATGCTATACTAGAAGACTTTGGTTTTAAGATCACATCTGGATTTAGTGCTTAA
- the LOC130800127 gene encoding hyoscyamine 6-dioxygenase-like — MESLPLSAMPIFAKSKVQEKYVFPPEKRLVSIQQVLPICDINKMSPIDVIIPSFTLTAGTINIPIIDFRDDKNLIHQIMTASRDFGVFQVINHGVSLDLMNDAMNIFNKIFDLPLEERFKINKKDDLNQVCRYYSSSVNYNTEEFHFWREILKHKCEPMKECMKYWPENPKQYREIIGSYVIALKDMSKKILELISQGLGLEQKYFENDLSKEKLLTINHYPKCPDPSVTIGLPKHKDPTILNILQVAPIEVPGLQFLKDGQWFGIDTSPNAFLIFIGNQLEVISNGKLKSVVHRVMNATKARTSSVFFTSPSSECIIEPAKILVQGETPLYKSFQYKEYLDIHIGNDGDRDAILEGYGFKIKS; from the exons ATGGAGAGCCTTCCATTGAGTGCTATGCCTATATTTGCAAAAAGCAAAGTTCAAGAAAAGTATGTTTTTCCTCCTGAGAAAAGACTAG TTTCTATCCAACAGGTTTTACCTATTTGTGATATAAACAAGATGTCACCTATTGACGTGATTATACCTTCCTTTACAC TTACCGCTGGAACAATAAATATTCCAATCATAGATTTTCGTGATGATAAGAATTTGATCCATCAAATTATGACTGCTAGCAGAGATTTTGGGGTATTTCAG GTGATAAACCATGGAGTGTCATTGGACTTGATGAATGATGCAATGAATATATTCAATAAGATATTTGATTTGCCTTTGGAAGAAAGATTTAAAATAAACAAGAAAGATGACCTAAATCAAGTCTGCAGATACTATTCAAGCAGTGTCAATTATAATACTGAGGAATTTCATTTTTGGAGGGAAATCTTGAAGCACAAATGTGAACCTATGAAGGAATGCATGAAATATTGGCCTGAAAATCCTAAACAATATAG GGAAATAATTGGATCATATGTCATAGCCTTGAAGGACATGTCAAAGAAGATTTTGGAGCTAATTTCCCAAGGGCTTGGTTTAgaacaaaaatattttgaaaatgatctaagtaaagaaaaattattGACTATAAATCATTACCCAAAATGCCCAGATCCAAGTGTGACAATTGGACTACCCAAACACAAAGATCCAACCATTCTAAATATACTTCAAGTAGCTCCAATTGAAGTTCCCGGACTCCAATTCTTGAAGGATGGTCAATGGTTTGGTATTGACACTTCTCCTAATGCATTTTTGATCTTTATTGGCAATCAACTTGAG GTAATTAGCAATGGAAAGCTGAAATCAGTTGTGCATAGAGTGATGAATGCCACCAAAGCTCGAACAAGTTCGGTGTTTTTCACTTCTCCATCATCTGAATGCATAATTGAACCAGCAAAAATTCTTGTTCAAGGAGAAACTCCACTATATAAGAGCTTCCAATATAAAGAGTATTTGGATATTCATATTGGTAATGATGGGGATAGAGATGCTATACTTGAAGGATATGGTTTTAAGATCAAATCTTGA